A stretch of Desulfurivibrio alkaliphilus AHT 2 DNA encodes these proteins:
- a CDS encoding ImmA/IrrE family metallo-endopeptidase, whose protein sequence is MDEKIWRFGVSEGLEFEFIPAHPRHEEYDPSLIWGEGRLSLQGQVIWGVDDGRGEEMPMQWTWVEMLAFLGRSWPWLLQEESYPVPVNPLFPSYLPREAERWWEDMPESEIESKEEEVYRFLRRHDLATAMAGVYVPSLFLLRQGTRCLISCPATDQNLVRPLTETMHTLEAIGNCLAGLLPEAATPMAKEALELWQNREQRVRETAIVLRSGMEPETLAALLGDAPGEEFFEFDLADPLQDTELFAAARMSRGVLTTTGQKELLSRLREIPKQPTPELDALSVRAESELKEEGKAYEQGYQAARWLRRAMAMPPEALMNPEECLKDWGVMVVGVALPEFGLDAVAAWGPRHGPAILVNNAEGSMAAHPFRRRSTLAHEICHLLLDRQGALPAAEVLGGMTPEYPEKRARAFAAELLLPRQVVEQAVQHGEDLETVVNELREKYQVGWELIARQIQNSPIEAMLNNDERTLLNQLAGQMV, encoded by the coding sequence ATGGATGAAAAAATATGGCGGTTTGGGGTAAGCGAAGGGCTGGAGTTTGAATTTATCCCTGCCCATCCCCGTCATGAAGAGTATGATCCGAGCCTTATTTGGGGAGAGGGAAGGTTATCGTTGCAGGGGCAGGTCATTTGGGGAGTAGATGATGGCCGTGGCGAAGAGATGCCCATGCAGTGGACCTGGGTGGAAATGTTAGCCTTTCTCGGTCGTAGCTGGCCTTGGCTGTTGCAGGAAGAAAGCTACCCCGTGCCGGTAAATCCGCTTTTTCCGTCTTACCTGCCGCGTGAAGCCGAACGCTGGTGGGAAGACATGCCGGAATCGGAAATAGAAAGCAAAGAAGAGGAGGTTTACCGCTTCTTGCGCCGGCATGACCTTGCCACAGCTATGGCTGGTGTTTATGTGCCGTCCTTGTTTTTGTTGCGCCAAGGAACAAGGTGTCTAATTTCGTGCCCGGCCACCGATCAGAACTTGGTTCGCCCACTAACTGAAACTATGCATACCCTAGAGGCCATCGGCAATTGCCTGGCCGGCCTCCTGCCTGAAGCCGCCACTCCAATGGCCAAGGAAGCTTTGGAACTTTGGCAGAATCGTGAGCAGAGGGTGCGTGAAACGGCTATCGTCCTGCGAAGCGGAATGGAGCCCGAGACATTGGCCGCTTTGTTGGGTGATGCCCCGGGCGAGGAGTTTTTTGAATTTGATTTAGCCGATCCGTTGCAGGATACGGAACTGTTTGCCGCTGCCCGCATGAGCCGTGGTGTGCTGACCACCACAGGTCAGAAAGAATTGTTGTCGCGCCTGCGTGAAATTCCCAAACAGCCCACCCCCGAGCTTGATGCACTGTCCGTACGGGCCGAATCCGAATTGAAAGAAGAGGGAAAGGCTTATGAGCAGGGTTATCAAGCGGCCCGCTGGTTGCGCCGGGCGATGGCAATGCCCCCCGAAGCTTTAATGAACCCGGAAGAGTGTCTCAAAGATTGGGGGGTTATGGTTGTCGGTGTGGCGTTGCCGGAATTTGGCCTGGATGCCGTGGCAGCTTGGGGTCCTCGCCATGGCCCGGCGATATTGGTAAATAATGCCGAAGGCAGTATGGCGGCGCACCCTTTCAGGCGTCGCTCCACTTTGGCGCATGAGATTTGCCATTTGTTACTTGATCGACAAGGCGCATTACCCGCCGCCGAGGTGCTTGGCGGCATGACCCCCGAATATCCGGAAAAACGGGCCAGGGCCTTTGCCGCCGAACTGCTGTTGCCGCGCCAGGTAGTTGAGCAAGCCGTGCAACATGGTGAAGACCTGGAAACAGTGGTTAACGAATTGAGGGAAAAATACCAGGTTGGCTGGGAACTGATAGCCCGCCAAATTCAAAACTCGCCGATTGAAGCCATGCTGAATAACGATGAGCGAACATTGTTGAACCAGTTGGCCGGTCAGATGGTTTAG
- the aepX gene encoding phosphoenolpyruvate mutase — MSADLVHPGHLNILREARKLGRVVVGLLTDQAIASYKRLPHMTFEQRKEVVENLKGVDEVVGQETLDYVPNLRLIRPDYVVHGDDWRQGVQKQTRQRVIEALAEWGGELVEVPYTPDISSTQLNKSVKCFGITPGQRLGSLRRLIDAKPMVRLMEAHNGLTGLIVENLFEQQEGRRLEFDGMWLSSLTDSTAKGKPDIEAVDVTSRMRTLSDIVEVTTKPILYDADTGGRPEQFAFTVRTLERFGVSGAVIEDKIGAKRNSLFGAGVGQVQASLEEMADKIQVGNRAKITSTFMIIARIESLILEQGQEDALRRAHAYIDAGADGIMIHSRQKTVDEIAAFCAEYRKFKKRVPLVAVPSSYNSVYDHELQEMGVDVVIYANHLLRSAYPAMLDTARSILLNGRSKEADDSLLSIKDILTLIPEGDWL; from the coding sequence ATGAGCGCCGATCTGGTGCATCCCGGGCATTTGAATATTCTGCGTGAGGCCCGCAAGCTGGGCCGGGTGGTGGTGGGGTTGCTTACCGACCAGGCCATTGCCAGTTACAAGCGGCTGCCGCACATGACCTTCGAGCAACGCAAGGAGGTGGTAGAAAACCTTAAAGGCGTCGACGAAGTGGTGGGCCAGGAAACCCTGGATTATGTCCCCAACCTGCGGTTGATCCGCCCCGACTACGTGGTGCATGGTGACGACTGGCGGCAGGGGGTGCAGAAGCAGACCCGCCAGCGGGTCATCGAGGCCCTGGCCGAATGGGGCGGCGAGCTGGTGGAAGTTCCTTATACCCCAGACATTTCCTCGACCCAGCTGAACAAAAGCGTCAAATGCTTCGGCATTACCCCCGGCCAGCGGCTGGGAAGCCTGCGCCGCCTGATCGACGCCAAGCCCATGGTCCGCCTCATGGAAGCCCACAACGGCCTCACCGGCCTGATCGTGGAAAACCTGTTTGAGCAGCAGGAAGGCCGCCGCCTGGAGTTCGACGGCATGTGGCTTTCCAGCCTGACCGACTCCACCGCCAAAGGCAAGCCGGATATCGAAGCGGTGGACGTTACCTCTAGAATGCGCACCTTAAGCGACATCGTGGAGGTCACCACCAAGCCCATCCTGTACGATGCCGACACCGGCGGCCGGCCCGAGCAATTCGCCTTTACAGTCCGTACCCTGGAGCGCTTCGGGGTTTCCGGCGCCGTTATCGAAGACAAGATCGGCGCCAAGCGCAACTCGCTGTTCGGGGCCGGGGTAGGGCAGGTGCAGGCCTCGCTGGAAGAGATGGCAGACAAGATCCAGGTCGGCAACCGGGCCAAGATTACCTCTACTTTCATGATCATCGCCCGCATCGAAAGCCTGATCCTGGAACAGGGCCAGGAAGACGCCCTGCGCCGGGCCCATGCTTATATCGACGCCGGCGCCGACGGCATCATGATCCACAGCCGGCAGAAAACCGTAGACGAAATCGCCGCCTTCTGCGCCGAGTACCGGAAATTTAAAAAACGGGTCCCCCTGGTGGCCGTACCATCGAGCTACAACAGTGTTTACGACCACGAGTTGCAGGAAATGGGGGTGGATGTGGTAATCTACGCCAACCATCTGCTGCGCAGCGCCTACCCGGCCATGCTGGACACCGCCCGCAGCATCCTTTTAAACGGCCGCTCCAAAGAGGCCGACGACAGCCTGTTGTCCATCAAAGATATCCTTACTCTCATTCCGGAGGGCGACTGGTTATGA
- a CDS encoding ATP-binding protein has product MDIDHLITLSRTTLERRQEKYRRFLHARLNQQGRLIGIKGPRGAGKTTLVMQLLQDSGLATAEALEALYVTADHPRVNAMRLYDIAEAFAKIGGKLLVVDEIHKQSGFAADLKAIYDTLPLRAIFTGSSALHLDQAKVDLSRRAVIHTLPCLSLREYVELETGLEFAAVDLATLVQDHAAISGEIVKRLADRRILRLYRDYLAGGAYPFYREGVADYPVKLIEVVRQTIDSDLAVIYKIDKDHLHKLNRILELICRSPPLELKVTKLAGAAGINVRTLYAYLDYLAKGSLVRPVPSHKSQAKPDKLYFDNPNLFGILCDYPQEGTIRETFAAAMLANAGHRLHYPARGDFLVDQRYLFEVGGKGKDFGQISGVADSFVLRDHEEYGVGSKIPLWLLGFLY; this is encoded by the coding sequence ATGGATATCGACCACTTGATAACATTGTCCCGCACCACCCTGGAACGTCGGCAGGAAAAATACCGGCGTTTTCTCCATGCCAGACTGAATCAGCAAGGCAGACTGATCGGCATTAAGGGACCCAGGGGGGCGGGCAAGACCACTCTGGTTATGCAACTGCTGCAAGATTCCGGGTTGGCCACGGCGGAGGCGCTTGAGGCGCTCTATGTTACCGCCGATCACCCCCGGGTAAACGCCATGCGACTCTACGATATCGCCGAAGCGTTCGCCAAAATCGGCGGAAAATTACTGGTGGTCGATGAAATCCACAAACAGAGCGGGTTTGCGGCCGACCTCAAGGCCATTTACGATACGCTGCCCCTACGGGCGATCTTTACCGGTTCTTCGGCCCTGCATCTGGACCAGGCCAAAGTTGATCTCTCCCGCCGGGCAGTTATCCACACCCTGCCCTGTCTCTCCTTACGCGAATACGTGGAATTGGAAACCGGCCTTGAATTCGCCGCCGTTGACCTTGCCACCCTGGTTCAAGACCATGCCGCGATTTCCGGCGAGATCGTGAAACGTTTGGCAGATCGGAGAATTCTCCGGTTGTATCGCGACTACCTGGCCGGCGGCGCCTATCCTTTCTATCGGGAAGGAGTGGCGGATTACCCGGTGAAATTGATCGAGGTGGTGCGGCAAACCATCGATTCCGACCTGGCGGTGATTTACAAGATCGACAAAGATCATCTCCACAAACTCAACCGGATTCTGGAGTTGATCTGCCGTTCACCGCCTTTGGAGTTGAAGGTGACCAAACTGGCCGGCGCGGCCGGGATCAATGTTCGCACCTTATACGCCTATCTGGACTATCTGGCAAAAGGCAGCCTGGTCCGGCCGGTGCCGTCCCATAAGTCACAGGCTAAACCCGACAAACTATACTTCGACAACCCTAACCTGTTCGGCATCCTCTGCGATTACCCCCAGGAGGGCACGATTCGGGAAACCTTTGCCGCCGCCATGCTGGCTAATGCCGGCCATCGCCTGCACTATCCGGCCCGCGGCGACTTTCTGGTTGACCAGCGGTATCTGTTTGAGGTGGGCGGCAAAGGAAAGGATTTCGGCCAGATCTCCGGTGTTGCCGACAGCTTTGTCCTGCGGGACCATGAAGAGTACGGGGTCGGGAGCAAAATTCCCTTGTGGCTGCTCGGCTTTTTGTACTAA
- a CDS encoding DUF4143 domain-containing protein, translating into MSDYLKEEIAAEGLVRNLPGFSGFLNLAALSDTELVNYSTIALDCGVSSQTIKEYFTILTDTLLGKWLPAYRRRPKRRVISSPNR; encoded by the coding sequence TTGAGCGACTACCTCAAGGAAGAAATCGCCGCCGAAGGGCTGGTCCGTAATCTGCCGGGTTTTTCCGGCTTTCTGAACCTGGCGGCCCTTTCCGACACCGAACTGGTCAACTACTCGACCATTGCCCTTGACTGCGGCGTATCCAGCCAGACCATCAAGGAGTATTTCACCATTCTCACCGACACCTTGCTGGGTAAGTGGTTGCCGGCCTATCGGAGACGCCCCAAGCGGCGGGTGATCTCCTCGCCGAACCGATGA
- a CDS encoding UPF0175 family protein → MQITIEIPRQLPDIMHCSPGDFEKQAKMAMVAKLYEMGKVSSGMAAQMVGLERVEFLLQLGQYGVAMIDLDKEELHVDLENA, encoded by the coding sequence ATGCAAATCACCATAGAAATCCCCCGACAACTGCCCGACATTATGCACTGCTCTCCGGGCGACTTTGAAAAACAAGCCAAAATGGCCATGGTAGCGAAGCTTTATGAAATGGGCAAAGTTTCCTCCGGCATGGCCGCGCAAATGGTTGGCCTGGAACGTGTTGAATTTCTGCTTCAGCTTGGCCAGTACGGCGTAGCCATGATTGATCTGGATAAAGAAGAACTGCATGTCGATCTTGAAAATGCCTGA
- the aepY gene encoding phosphonopyruvate decarboxylase: MISPRAFHQALAATGVNFFTGVPDSLLKEFCAYIDAALPPAQHLPAANEGTAIGIAAGVHLATGEVPLIYMQNSGLGNAVNPLLSLADPEVYGMPLLLLVGWRGEPGLKDEPQHVKQGRVSPAMLEAMEIPYRVLGPEDAASAADLVSDLVAQAKDRSGPVAILVRKKTFAKSEAKRPATSPNADLLRREEAVEAVTAALPAAATVVATTGHISRELYEQRLRANQDRAGDFLTVGSMGHSSQIALGLALADGRNPVVCLDGDGAALMHLGGLATIGATGKANSPEHGRPLNYLHVVLNNGEHGSVGGQPTVAMEISLTDIARGCGYRAVHGPLSGEAEIRRAVADLLAQPGPRFLEIRVRSAPRADLGRPRETPAENKQIFIQRLRQS; encoded by the coding sequence ATGATCTCGCCCCGGGCATTCCACCAGGCCCTGGCCGCCACCGGGGTCAACTTTTTCACCGGTGTGCCGGATTCTCTGCTTAAAGAGTTCTGCGCCTACATCGACGCCGCTTTGCCCCCGGCACAACACCTGCCGGCGGCCAACGAAGGCACTGCCATCGGCATTGCCGCCGGGGTACACCTGGCCACCGGCGAGGTGCCGCTGATCTATATGCAAAACTCCGGCCTGGGCAACGCCGTTAACCCGCTGCTTTCCCTGGCGGACCCGGAAGTGTACGGTATGCCCCTGCTGCTGCTGGTCGGCTGGCGGGGAGAGCCGGGGCTTAAGGATGAACCCCAGCACGTAAAACAGGGCCGGGTCTCGCCGGCCATGCTGGAAGCCATGGAGATTCCTTACCGGGTTCTTGGCCCGGAAGATGCCGCCTCCGCAGCCGACCTGGTAAGCGACCTGGTGGCCCAGGCCAAGGACAGAAGCGGGCCGGTGGCCATATTGGTGCGCAAAAAGACCTTTGCCAAGTCGGAAGCCAAGCGTCCGGCCACTTCCCCCAACGCCGACCTGCTCCGCCGGGAAGAGGCGGTGGAAGCCGTAACCGCAGCGCTGCCGGCCGCCGCCACCGTGGTGGCCACCACCGGCCACATTTCAAGGGAACTGTACGAACAACGCCTGCGCGCCAACCAGGATCGGGCCGGCGATTTTCTTACCGTGGGCTCAATGGGCCACTCTTCCCAGATCGCCTTGGGCCTGGCCCTGGCCGATGGTCGCAACCCGGTGGTCTGCCTGGATGGCGACGGCGCCGCCTTAATGCACCTGGGCGGCCTGGCCACCATTGGCGCCACCGGCAAGGCAAATTCCCCCGAGCACGGCCGGCCTCTGAACTACCTGCATGTGGTATTGAACAACGGTGAACACGGTTCGGTGGGCGGCCAGCCGACGGTGGCCATGGAAATAAGCCTTACCGATATTGCCCGGGGCTGCGGCTACCGCGCTGTACATGGCCCGCTAAGTGGTGAAGCTGAAATTCGCCGGGCGGTGGCCGACCTGCTGGCTCAGCCCGGCCCCCGTTTCCTGGAAATTCGGGTCCGTTCCGCCCCCCGGGCGGACCTGGGCCGGCCCAGGGAAACACCGGCGGAAAACAAGCAAATCTTCATTCAACGCCTGCGCCAATCATGA
- a CDS encoding CHASE2 domain-containing protein, translating to MARLRSLLSPSPFKIGCLVILAAVAFFYSFGIQKPRLLEALDQRVVDTMFHWRGAIPAGERVVIVDLDEHSLHQVGQWPWPRHLVAQMLANIGAGGAAAIGLDMVFAEPDRTSPATMLLGSSLDMTVCLETVMSRLDPIDHDQVLGETLAELPSVLGYVFERRDDGLKDPFQTPFPAARIQLVPPELSFADLQLIGAYRPILNVPEVSLALSEGFFNVFPDIDGTVRRVPLLMIMDGIPYPSLALELARLGLGEETLTIHAEELVYGERRHALLGVSVGPRYIPTDEQGQLTANFRGPPFTFTYVSAVDALRGQDLEIFQDKIVIIGTSAAGLSDLRATPFSEVFPGAEVHATVVDNILAGDPLVHDIYTEIGLTHATVIGGGLLLTFLLVYSGPLAGGLAALGLIIAAVMGNYFYFFLQNQVVGLVYPLSTLVLLFMVVTLSNYFFEGRQKRYLSKAFSQYVPPELVKEVAARPHDLALGGESREMTVLFSDVRGFTAISENLEAAELSQLMNEMLTPLTQVIHQHRGTIDKYMGDAIMAFWGAPLPDEDHARHGLQAALAMAAAMPGIREKFKARGWPAIYIGVGLNSGPMNVGNMGSEFRMAYTVMGDAVNLGARLEGLTKLYGAEIIISRATRDLVPDYACRELDLVRVSGKARPVAIFEPLGPAANLDQATTNELNRYHQALNLYRSCRFAEAAQLFAELHQTNPTRQLYRLYLDRSHQCQKHPPPPTWDQTFNCTTK from the coding sequence ATGGCCCGGCTTCGCTCCCTGCTGTCGCCCAGCCCTTTTAAAATCGGCTGCCTGGTAATCCTGGCAGCCGTCGCTTTTTTCTATTCCTTCGGCATCCAAAAACCCCGGCTGCTGGAGGCCCTGGACCAGCGGGTGGTGGACACCATGTTCCACTGGCGGGGGGCCATACCCGCCGGCGAGCGGGTGGTCATCGTCGATCTCGACGAGCACAGCCTGCACCAAGTAGGGCAGTGGCCCTGGCCCCGCCACCTGGTGGCGCAAATGCTGGCCAACATCGGGGCCGGCGGCGCGGCGGCCATCGGGCTGGATATGGTCTTTGCCGAGCCGGACCGCACCTCGCCCGCCACCATGCTGTTGGGGTCAAGTCTTGACATGACAGTCTGCCTCGAGACTGTCATGTCAAGACTTGACCCCATCGACCATGACCAGGTTCTGGGCGAAACCCTGGCGGAACTGCCGTCGGTGCTGGGCTACGTTTTCGAGCGCCGGGACGACGGCCTGAAAGACCCCTTCCAAACCCCCTTTCCCGCCGCCCGGATCCAACTGGTGCCCCCGGAGTTGAGCTTTGCCGACCTGCAACTGATCGGCGCCTACCGCCCCATCCTCAATGTGCCCGAGGTTTCTCTGGCCCTGAGCGAAGGCTTTTTCAACGTCTTCCCCGATATCGACGGCACCGTCCGCCGGGTGCCGCTGCTGATGATCATGGACGGTATCCCATACCCATCCCTGGCCCTGGAACTGGCCCGCCTCGGCCTGGGTGAGGAAACCCTGACCATCCACGCCGAAGAACTCGTCTACGGCGAGCGGCGCCACGCCCTGCTGGGAGTGTCGGTGGGGCCACGCTACATCCCCACCGATGAACAGGGCCAGCTTACCGCCAACTTCCGGGGCCCGCCCTTTACCTTTACCTACGTGTCGGCGGTGGATGCCCTGCGGGGCCAGGACCTGGAGATTTTCCAGGACAAGATCGTCATCATCGGCACCTCCGCCGCCGGCCTTTCTGACCTGCGCGCCACCCCCTTTTCCGAGGTCTTTCCCGGTGCCGAAGTACACGCCACGGTGGTGGACAACATCCTGGCCGGCGACCCCCTGGTGCACGACATCTACACCGAAATCGGCCTTACCCACGCCACCGTCATCGGCGGCGGCCTGCTGCTCACCTTCCTGCTGGTCTACAGCGGCCCGCTGGCCGGCGGCCTGGCTGCCCTGGGGCTGATCATCGCGGCGGTAATGGGCAATTATTTTTACTTTTTCCTGCAAAACCAGGTGGTGGGGCTGGTCTACCCGCTGAGCACCCTGGTGCTGCTCTTCATGGTGGTCACCCTGAGCAACTACTTCTTTGAAGGCCGCCAGAAACGTTACCTAAGCAAGGCTTTCAGCCAGTATGTGCCCCCGGAACTGGTGAAAGAAGTGGCCGCCCGGCCCCATGACCTGGCGCTGGGCGGGGAAAGCCGCGAGATGACGGTACTCTTTTCCGATGTGCGGGGCTTTACCGCCATTTCTGAAAACCTGGAAGCCGCCGAACTGTCGCAGTTGATGAACGAAATGCTCACCCCCTTAACCCAGGTAATCCACCAGCACCGGGGCACCATCGACAAGTACATGGGCGATGCCATCATGGCCTTCTGGGGGGCGCCGCTGCCCGACGAAGACCACGCCCGCCACGGCCTGCAGGCCGCCCTGGCCATGGCGGCGGCCATGCCGGGCATAAGGGAAAAATTCAAGGCCCGGGGCTGGCCGGCCATTTACATTGGGGTGGGGCTTAACAGCGGCCCCATGAACGTGGGCAACATGGGCTCGGAATTTCGTATGGCCTATACGGTAATGGGCGATGCGGTAAACCTGGGCGCCCGCCTGGAGGGGCTGACCAAGCTTTACGGGGCGGAGATTATCATCAGCCGCGCCACCCGCGACCTGGTGCCCGATTACGCCTGCCGCGAGCTGGACCTGGTACGGGTAAGCGGCAAGGCCCGGCCGGTGGCAATCTTCGAACCCCTGGGCCCGGCCGCCAACCTGGACCAGGCAACCACCAACGAGCTAAACCGCTACCACCAGGCCTTAAACCTCTACCGCAGTTGCCGGTTCGCCGAAGCCGCCCAGCTCTTCGCCGAACTCCACCAAACCAACCCCACCCGCCAACTCTACCGCCTCTACCTGGACCGCAGCCACCAATGCCAAAAACACCCCCCACCCCCAACCTGGGACCAAACCTTCAACTGCACCACCAAATAA
- a CDS encoding DUF3368 domain-containing protein: MSILKMPDPSRAVVINTTPLIALGVATGGLDVLRVLYSRVVVTYEVQQEILAGGRYAPGVAAFLTSEWLERVTEPQTIPVYLQNTLDRGEASVIQAALAQGIARVCIDEKVGRRIARLNGLNLTGSIGILAKAKQAGYTLDIEQVLLRLHNHGIWLGNDVKQFLYENQ; this comes from the coding sequence ATGTCGATCTTGAAAATGCCTGACCCGAGCCGAGCCGTGGTGATCAACACCACCCCGCTTATTGCTTTAGGCGTGGCCACGGGCGGTCTTGATGTTCTACGTGTGCTCTACAGTCGCGTCGTTGTGACCTATGAAGTCCAGCAAGAAATCCTTGCCGGGGGTCGTTATGCCCCGGGTGTCGCTGCTTTTTTGACCAGCGAATGGCTGGAACGCGTTACAGAGCCACAAACGATTCCCGTCTATCTACAGAACACGCTTGATCGTGGTGAAGCCTCTGTTATCCAGGCAGCACTGGCTCAAGGTATAGCCCGTGTCTGTATCGACGAAAAAGTAGGTCGTCGGATTGCCCGTTTAAATGGGCTGAACCTCACCGGATCAATCGGCATCCTCGCCAAGGCCAAGCAAGCTGGTTATACGCTTGATATAGAGCAAGTTTTGTTACGCTTGCACAATCATGGCATCTGGCTCGGCAATGACGTTAAGCAATTTCTTTACGAAAACCAATAG
- a CDS encoding phosphonoacetaldehyde reductase has product MATPWRFHNPVQVHFGRDCRRQAVAELAAARCLIVTSQRGRRQLSDDPWLRPLAANPNHLWVDGISENPDLLYLQGEIDRLAGQSFEAVLAFGGGSSLDGAKALALALAEQGSKYLLRDLLANQELYRQVRPKPLYAIPTTAGTGSEVTPYATIWDHAAKQKHSLAGPAIFPHAAFVDPALTDSLPAGITLSTGLDAINQAAESIWNRNANPVSLGYAIRALQLGLPALPPLAAGKGEATHRDQLAECSLLAGLAISHTRTALCHSISYPLTAHFGVPHGLACAFTMPAVLRFSLQADDGRFSEAAKALLGPAAKPADLEQLLAALHRQLQVGEKVKAKIPNRQALLALQKEMITPDRAGNILAPLEPTTLQRILTESWG; this is encoded by the coding sequence TTGGCGACTCCTTGGCGCTTCCACAACCCGGTGCAGGTACACTTCGGCCGGGACTGCCGCCGGCAGGCGGTTGCCGAATTGGCTGCCGCCCGCTGCCTGATCGTGACCAGCCAACGGGGCCGCCGCCAGCTAAGCGACGATCCCTGGCTGAGGCCGCTGGCCGCCAACCCAAACCACCTCTGGGTGGACGGCATTAGCGAAAACCCGGACCTGCTGTACCTGCAAGGTGAAATCGACCGCCTGGCGGGGCAAAGCTTCGAGGCGGTGCTGGCCTTTGGCGGCGGCAGCTCCCTGGATGGCGCCAAGGCATTAGCTCTGGCCCTGGCCGAGCAAGGTTCAAAATACCTGCTGCGAGATCTGCTGGCCAACCAGGAACTGTATCGCCAGGTGCGCCCCAAACCCCTGTACGCCATCCCCACCACCGCCGGCACCGGCAGCGAGGTAACCCCTTATGCCACCATCTGGGATCATGCCGCCAAACAAAAACATTCCCTGGCCGGCCCGGCGATTTTCCCCCACGCGGCTTTTGTCGACCCGGCCCTTACCGACTCCCTGCCCGCCGGCATCACCCTGTCCACCGGTCTGGATGCCATTAACCAGGCCGCCGAGTCCATTTGGAACCGGAACGCCAACCCGGTAAGCCTGGGGTATGCCATTCGGGCGTTGCAGCTGGGCCTGCCGGCCCTGCCCCCCTTGGCCGCAGGCAAGGGCGAGGCAACCCATCGTGACCAACTGGCGGAATGCAGCCTGTTGGCAGGCCTGGCCATAAGCCACACCCGTACCGCCCTGTGCCATTCCATCTCTTACCCGCTTACCGCCCATTTCGGCGTACCCCACGGCCTGGCCTGCGCTTTCACCATGCCGGCGGTGCTCCGTTTCAGCCTGCAGGCCGACGACGGCCGCTTCAGCGAAGCCGCCAAAGCCCTGCTCGGCCCCGCAGCCAAACCGGCGGACCTGGAACAACTACTTGCCGCTCTGCACCGTCAACTGCAGGTGGGCGAAAAAGTTAAGGCCAAAATACCGAACCGCCAAGCCCTGCTGGCCCTGCAAAAGGAAATGATCACCCCGGACCGCGCCGGCAACATTTTAGCCCCTCTTGAGCCAACCACCCTGCAGCGCATTCTGACCGAGTCGTGGGGGTGA